In a single window of the Amycolatopsis sp. cg5 genome:
- a CDS encoding NACHT domain-containing protein yields the protein MKVLWSFAGIACTVALGLIVAVLVHEGGRGDELSSIGSFATALATAAVALGAWLWRRQHRETADEAADELAHTLRNRELDALGQLLAARGDLSPAKVDFLVREHLSERSDGGLSQGTIADSARYYRALERGRLVVLGDSGAGKSVLLVQLALELLNQQTEEQEPRSRLPVRMNLASFDPFHDGRTVDQLGDSVLTTRYDSWLTSQLTQLGIRRQLAAQLVADDRVLPLLDGLDEARDVQRSVAVLRVLNVRARFRPFVLTSRTTWFEQVVTDERLCDASVVELQPLSPQAVREYLVDRLGTHAADYRWRTALNAIESAENDELKWPNPFADALRSPWRLYLCCTIFAASGDPYRELAGLAPEEMTNQLLARLIPALSEQHGRVHGVEWPATDVTSWLRVMARRNERLLPDTAEITLPALWPAAGRILPRFAGAVLQSLTGWALAVAVAAFIVEYPAVLSIDTPWPAKLVIVTFLLSMVGATSLMNTGMPVTVSRLSTHLWRTRNGRRTLI from the coding sequence ATGAAGGTTCTGTGGAGTTTCGCGGGCATTGCCTGCACAGTCGCACTTGGCTTGATCGTCGCGGTCCTTGTCCACGAGGGAGGCCGCGGTGACGAACTCTCGTCCATCGGCAGCTTCGCCACAGCACTCGCGACCGCCGCCGTCGCGCTGGGAGCCTGGCTGTGGCGACGCCAGCATCGTGAAACGGCTGACGAAGCCGCCGACGAACTGGCCCACACGCTACGAAATCGAGAACTCGACGCGCTGGGACAGCTGCTCGCCGCACGTGGTGATCTGAGTCCCGCCAAGGTCGACTTTCTCGTCCGAGAGCACCTCTCCGAGCGCTCAGACGGCGGACTATCACAAGGCACGATCGCGGACTCGGCACGCTACTACCGCGCGCTGGAACGAGGTCGCCTCGTCGTACTCGGCGACAGCGGGGCAGGCAAGAGCGTCCTGCTCGTCCAACTCGCATTGGAGCTGCTCAACCAGCAGACTGAAGAACAAGAACCCAGGTCGCGCCTGCCCGTCCGAATGAACTTGGCTTCGTTCGACCCGTTCCACGATGGACGGACCGTGGACCAGCTCGGCGACTCGGTGCTGACAACTCGATACGACTCGTGGCTGACAAGTCAGCTGACCCAGCTGGGCATCCGCAGGCAGCTGGCCGCGCAACTGGTAGCCGATGACCGAGTCCTACCACTGCTCGACGGACTCGACGAAGCAAGGGACGTTCAGCGCTCGGTCGCTGTACTGCGTGTGCTCAATGTCCGAGCCCGGTTCCGCCCCTTTGTTCTGACTTCCCGCACCACGTGGTTCGAGCAGGTCGTCACCGACGAACGGCTTTGTGACGCGTCAGTCGTCGAGCTGCAACCGTTGTCTCCCCAAGCCGTGCGCGAATACCTGGTCGACCGTCTCGGAACGCACGCTGCCGACTACCGTTGGCGCACAGCGCTGAACGCGATCGAATCGGCCGAGAACGACGAACTGAAGTGGCCGAACCCCTTCGCTGACGCCCTGCGTTCTCCGTGGCGTCTGTATCTGTGTTGCACAATTTTCGCGGCGAGCGGAGACCCGTACCGAGAACTTGCCGGACTTGCTCCGGAAGAGATGACGAACCAACTACTGGCACGACTGATCCCCGCTCTGAGCGAACAGCACGGACGTGTTCATGGGGTTGAGTGGCCAGCGACCGATGTGACGAGCTGGCTGCGCGTCATGGCTCGCCGGAATGAGCGGCTACTACCGGATACCGCCGAGATAACGCTTCCCGCGCTCTGGCCGGCAGCCGGTCGAATTCTGCCCAGGTTCGCCGGTGCGGTACTCCAGTCGTTGACAGGCTGGGCGCTGGCGGTGGCGGTGGCAGCATTCATCGTCGAGTACCCGGCCGTGCTGAGCATCGACACTCCGTGGCCGGCGAAGCTGGTGATCGTTACCTTCTTGCTGTCGATGGTGGGCGCCACCTCTTTGATGAACACGGGAATGCCGGTCACGGTGTCAAGACTCAGCACCCACTTGTGGCGTACCAGAAACGGGCGACGAACTCTGATCTGA
- a CDS encoding IS3 family transposase (programmed frameshift) encodes MPKRYPPEVREKAVRLALDRLDEYGSAYAAAHAIGPMVDVHPETLRVWIVKALQQDTPPVAAAGELATAERAELDRLRKENKELKQANDILKLASAFFRAGTRPATPLIVGFIDEYRQVHGVESICRVLSTHGIQIAPRTYRKARRRPPSQRDIADAYLTNALRDAQDTPEAVYGRRKMTRWLRRQGHQVAFCTVDRIMRDLGLKGVTRGRPPRTTIRAKDGVRAGDRLNRDFTADGPNLAWVADFTYVSTQTGWAYVAFVFDVYSRAIVGWTAASAKTTALVSKALNMALWRRDHHGHPVEPGLIHHSDAGSQYTSVSFTDSLALQGLSASIGSVGDAYDNALAESIIGLFKTELVNRHGSFTNLSEVEYAVMEWVDWYNNARLHSRLDYLTPVEYETAYYAQHLPRRPALV; translated from the exons ATGCCCAAGCGTTACCCGCCCGAGGTCCGTGAGAAGGCTGTCCGTCTGGCTTTGGATCGTCTCGACGAGTACGGATCCGCCTACGCCGCCGCGCACGCCATCGGCCCGATGGTCGACGTGCATCCGGAGACACTGCGTGTGTGGATCGTCAAGGCCCTCCAGCAGGACACTCCACCCGTCGCGGCGGCCGGTGAGCTGGCCACGGCCGAGCGCGCCGAGCTGGACCGGCTGCGCAAGGAGAACAAGGAACTCAAGCAGGCCAACGACATCCTGAAACTGGCGTCGGCTTTTT TTCGCGCGGGAACTCGACCCGCGACACCGCTGATCGTCGGGTTCATCGACGAATACCGCCAGGTCCACGGCGTCGAGTCGATCTGCCGAGTGCTCTCCACGCACGGGATCCAGATCGCGCCCAGGACCTACCGCAAAGCTCGTCGCCGGCCACCGTCGCAGCGGGATATCGCCGACGCCTACCTGACCAACGCCCTGCGAGACGCGCAGGACACACCCGAGGCGGTCTACGGGCGCCGGAAAATGACCCGCTGGCTGCGCCGCCAAGGCCACCAGGTGGCGTTCTGCACCGTCGACCGCATCATGCGAGACCTGGGCCTGAAGGGAGTGACCCGGGGGCGTCCACCACGAACCACGATCCGCGCCAAAGACGGCGTGCGGGCTGGCGACCGGCTCAACCGGGACTTCACCGCCGATGGCCCGAACCTGGCGTGGGTGGCGGATTTCACCTACGTGTCGACGCAGACCGGATGGGCCTACGTCGCGTTCGTATTCGATGTCTACTCCCGCGCCATCGTCGGGTGGACCGCGGCGAGCGCGAAGACGACTGCCCTGGTGTCCAAGGCGCTGAACATGGCGCTCTGGCGGCGCGATCACCACGGGCATCCCGTCGAGCCGGGGTTGATCCACCACAGCGACGCCGGGAGTCAATACACGTCGGTTTCCTTCACTGATTCTCTTGCACTGCAAGGGTTATCGGCGTCCATAGGTTCGGTCGGTGATGCCTATGACAACGCACTGGCGGAATCGATCATCGGGCTGTTCAAAACCGAACTGGTCAACCGGCACGGCTCGTTCACGAACCTCTCCGAGGTTGAGTACGCCGTGATGGAGTGGGTCGACTGGTACAACAACGCCCGCTTGCATTCCCGGCTGGACTACCTCACACCGGTCGAGTACGAGACCGCCTACTACGCTCAACACCTGCCACGCCGACCGGCGCTGGTCTGA
- a CDS encoding peptide-N4-asparagine amidase, whose translation MRVLSVFFAALLAMFVAVTPAFAGFIEGDTDDPVTPAPAVSRPGTPSCKVTLADQFPSNAPDRSNQLFSGTLTPPAACPGPWAKVVLDQTITVKGRQYDRFGDLKIGDTEVYWGTTEEPSGEGRRAITYKFDKDLTKYSALLRTPQPFRGGIINYQTDVYTGNYLQTVTLTYYQADRKHPAPEVPDHVAGFASQEATPAQGTVHFPLKDLPRNIIRASLEVTLEGGACDEQWFDDVPDEVSAKYPAAGLCGHGPFREATAALDGTPMAGVHTFPHIYSGGIVPTLWRPLVAIDTFSMQSETLDVTPFAGRLVDGNTHDLSFSVANIGGNWHVVPTLFLYTDKGLTQTKGELTTSEVVPVATQKTVVKDIAGGVNATVTADRHDVTAGYVDTSAGRVWTRVERTRSYRNSDDITGNGLVQHVVQSDSGHQTSTVTAHGKTSASRHSWSYPITVDTSAAKYVDDQNFELSGAVDMTQRLTDEVSEGRGWRTIGHTDEWLNSWGMSARTNGVQTASDGHSRTRFVGTDDLGRPWFHYVASKHGLITANWHT comes from the coding sequence CGGCGCCCGCGGTCTCCCGCCCCGGCACGCCCAGCTGCAAGGTCACCCTCGCCGACCAGTTCCCGTCCAACGCGCCCGACCGTTCGAACCAGCTCTTCTCCGGAACGCTCACACCGCCCGCCGCGTGCCCCGGCCCATGGGCGAAGGTCGTGCTCGACCAGACGATCACCGTCAAAGGCCGCCAGTACGACCGCTTCGGCGACCTGAAGATCGGCGACACCGAGGTCTACTGGGGCACCACCGAGGAGCCCAGCGGCGAGGGCAGGCGCGCGATCACCTACAAGTTCGACAAGGACCTCACCAAGTACAGCGCGCTGCTGCGCACCCCGCAGCCGTTCCGCGGCGGGATCATCAACTACCAGACCGACGTCTACACCGGTAACTACCTGCAGACGGTCACCCTCACCTATTACCAGGCCGACCGTAAGCACCCCGCGCCCGAGGTACCCGACCACGTCGCGGGCTTCGCCTCCCAGGAAGCCACCCCCGCGCAGGGCACGGTGCATTTCCCACTCAAAGACCTGCCCCGCAACATCATCCGCGCTTCACTGGAGGTCACCCTCGAAGGCGGAGCCTGCGACGAGCAGTGGTTCGACGACGTACCCGACGAGGTCTCCGCGAAGTACCCCGCAGCGGGCCTCTGCGGCCACGGCCCGTTCCGCGAAGCGACCGCGGCATTGGACGGCACTCCGATGGCCGGAGTGCACACCTTCCCGCATATTTATTCGGGCGGCATAGTCCCGACGCTCTGGCGCCCCCTCGTCGCCATCGACACCTTCAGCATGCAGTCCGAGACGCTCGACGTGACCCCGTTCGCCGGCAGGCTTGTCGACGGCAACACCCACGACCTCTCGTTCTCCGTAGCCAACATCGGCGGCAACTGGCACGTGGTCCCGACCCTGTTCCTGTACACGGACAAGGGTTTGACCCAGACCAAGGGCGAGCTCACAACATCTGAAGTCGTACCGGTCGCCACCCAGAAGACCGTCGTCAAGGACATCGCCGGCGGCGTCAACGCGACCGTCACCGCCGACCGCCACGACGTGACCGCGGGCTACGTCGACACCTCGGCCGGCCGGGTGTGGACGCGCGTCGAGCGCACCAGGTCCTACCGCAACAGCGACGACATCACCGGCAACGGCCTCGTCCAGCACGTGGTCCAGTCCGACTCCGGACACCAGACGTCCACGGTCACCGCACACGGGAAGACCTCGGCCTCCCGGCACTCGTGGTCATATCCGATCACAGTGGACACTTCGGCCGCGAAGTACGTCGACGACCAGAACTTCGAGCTGTCGGGCGCGGTGGACATGACCCAGCGGCTGACGGACGAAGTCAGCGAGGGACGGGGCTGGCGCACGATCGGTCATACCGATGAGTGGCTGAACTCTTGGGGCATGTCGGCGCGGACCAACGGCGTGCAGACTGCTTCGGATGGTCATTCGCGGACTCGCTTCGTCGGGACCGATGACCTTGGCCGCCCCTGGTTTCACTACGTCGCGTCGAAGCACGGACTGATCACCGCGAACTGGCATACCTGA